Below is a genomic region from Spartinivicinus marinus.
GTCAGTTATTTAAATATTTTAATTCCCTCATTACCATTTTTGAGTCTTGCCATGTGCCTTGGTGCAGGCCTTCGTGCTGTTGGTGATGGCAAACGGGCGATGTACTCCACCATTACAGGTGGATTGGTTAATGCGGTACTAGACCCTATTTTTATCTTTAGTTTAGGCCTTGGTGTAGAGGGAGCAGCCATTGCCTCTGTTTTTGCCCGAATTACCATGTTGGTTATCGCTTGCTGGACTATTGTAAAACACCACAAGTTGTACACACGCTTTCACCCCAAACGTTACATACAAGATTTACGTAGCATTAATGGGATTGCTATTCCCGCGATTCTCACCAATATTGCGACCCCTACTAGTAATGCTTTTGTGACTAAGGCAATGGCAGCATTTAGTGATGATGTTGTGGCTGGTTATGCCGTTATCGGGCGACTGATACCGGTTTTATTTGGAGTGATTTTTGCGCTTTCAGGTGCAGTGGCGCCCATTGTTGGCCAAAACTATGGTGCAGGCCAGCTGGATCGTGTCAAAGAAAGCCTTAATAAAGCCATCCTATTTTGTATTGGTTATATTAGCGTGGTCAGTCTATTGTTTTTTCTGGTAAACAATCATGTGATTGCTGCTTTTACCTTAACGGATGAAGCAGGGAAATTAGTACGATTTTTTAGTCATTTTGTGGCTATTACCTTTATTTTTAATGGTATTTTATTTGTAGCAAATGCTTCGTTTAATAATCTGGGCAAGCCGACTTTTTCTACAATGATGAGCTGGGGTAAAGCCTCTCTCGGCACTGTGCCGTTTATTTGGTTAGGTGCAGAGCTCTATGGTGCAGAAGGAGTATTACTTGGCCAGGCGATTGGTGGCATGTTCTTTTCATTGATTGGCATTTACTTAGCCTATCGTTTGGTGGGCCAGAAACAACTGGCCTGTACCCCAAAGCCACAACCACCTGTAATGGATACCGATTTAAGCTCAGAACTTAATCCCTTATCATCAAGCTGTGCCCAAATAAATCAGTTAACTGAAAAGCCAGATAGCTAAGAAGTCTGTCTCCCCAGTACGAAGGGTAAAATAGATTTTGATTAAGTATTTTGTGTGATTTGTTGTGCTAAACGTTAGTTTCAAATGAAATTAAGCTATTGTTTTCACACCAATCATTAGATCTAATATAATGAGTCAAATCCTTAACCTGACTAACCCATTCTCGTTTGAGGTAAGGCAGTGTTACCTGAATACCATTGTGGGTTAAGTCATGAAATGATGTGAACATTTTTCTATATTTATTATCAATGATTGGTATTTTTTTATGCTCAAGGCAAAAATATAGAAACGTGTTCCATTGGTCATAACAAGAAAAAATAGCTTGTTCTCCTGGAACATCTACTTCAATTAAACAAATACCTTGAGAAAATTCATGTTCAGATAAAAGGTCATAAAGTATTGAGAAGGTTGGTTGGTAAGCCCACAACCAAATTGGAGTTGAATTTTGTATATTGATATTTCTTTCTTGCATTCTTTCGCTCATCCAGCGATAAGCGATTAACCAATTATCATCTACATGCTTAGGGTCGGCATAGTAGATATTATTATACTCTAAGTGTTCGGCAACTTTAGTATGTTGAAATGTCCACAGTTTCATTATTAGTAACTTACTTATTTCACTTCATTAAATGCAGATTCAACAGACT
It encodes:
- a CDS encoding MATE family efflux transporter; the protein is MSFTSAAGITALFLVDLLDMFFLSMLGTTELAAAVGYAGTVAFFTTSFGIGLSISSVALISKAIGANERAKAERLMVHVCATALIFSSLVAGIVWIYIPDLLSLLGAQGKTLALAVSYLNILIPSLPFLSLAMCLGAGLRAVGDGKRAMYSTITGGLVNAVLDPIFIFSLGLGVEGAAIASVFARITMLVIACWTIVKHHKLYTRFHPKRYIQDLRSINGIAIPAILTNIATPTSNAFVTKAMAAFSDDVVAGYAVIGRLIPVLFGVIFALSGAVAPIVGQNYGAGQLDRVKESLNKAILFCIGYISVVSLLFFLVNNHVIAAFTLTDEAGKLVRFFSHFVAITFIFNGILFVANASFNNLGKPTFSTMMSWGKASLGTVPFIWLGAELYGAEGVLLGQAIGGMFFSLIGIYLAYRLVGQKQLACTPKPQPPVMDTDLSSELNPLSSSCAQINQLTEKPDS
- a CDS encoding DUF3841 domain-containing protein, producing MKLWTFQHTKVAEHLEYNNIYYADPKHVDDNWLIAYRWMSERMQERNINIQNSTPIWLWAYQPTFSILYDLLSEHEFSQGICLIEVDVPGEQAIFSCYDQWNTFLYFCLEHKKIPIIDNKYRKMFTSFHDLTHNGIQVTLPYLKREWVSQVKDLTHYIRSNDWCENNSLISFETNV